In a genomic window of Vibrio orientalis CIP 102891 = ATCC 33934:
- the rsmC gene encoding 16S rRNA (guanine(1207)-N(2))-methyltransferase RsmC: MSAYIAPSQIAQRQLAYFEGKHVLVAGEAEDLFPVELANHCHSVTVFTTNYGYYRQLESQPNVNSVFGAEFDQDTQADMVLLYWPKAKAEAEYLLAMLMSKLGENTEIAVVGENRSGIKSIEKMFKSYGPITKYDSARRCSFYWGQCTQAPQRFELNEWFKSYQVSYKETSLTIKSLPGVFSHGEFDIGSKLLLDTLPALSGKVLDFGCGAGVIGSVMAILNPEIELEMCDISALAVESSKATLAANGLSGRVFASDIYSDTSNDYHFIISNPPFHAGLDTSYSATETLLAKAPSYQTKSGQLFIVANSFLKYPPIIENAFGNCETLNKTNKFAIYQAKK; the protein is encoded by the coding sequence ATGTCTGCTTACATCGCTCCTAGCCAAATTGCTCAGCGACAACTTGCTTACTTTGAAGGTAAACACGTCCTAGTTGCTGGAGAAGCCGAAGATCTTTTCCCTGTTGAACTAGCGAATCATTGCCACTCAGTCACTGTATTTACCACTAACTATGGTTATTACAGACAACTTGAGTCGCAACCTAACGTCAACAGTGTGTTTGGTGCAGAGTTTGATCAAGATACACAAGCAGATATGGTGTTGCTCTATTGGCCAAAAGCTAAGGCTGAAGCTGAATACTTACTTGCCATGCTCATGAGCAAGCTTGGAGAAAATACTGAAATCGCTGTAGTCGGTGAAAACCGTTCAGGAATTAAGAGCATTGAAAAGATGTTCAAGTCTTACGGCCCTATTACCAAATACGACTCAGCACGACGCTGTTCATTTTACTGGGGCCAATGTACACAAGCGCCACAACGTTTTGAGCTCAATGAGTGGTTCAAGAGTTACCAAGTAAGCTACAAAGAAACCTCTTTGACAATCAAAAGCTTACCGGGCGTCTTTAGTCATGGTGAATTCGATATTGGCAGTAAGCTCCTTCTAGACACCCTACCAGCTCTATCAGGCAAAGTGCTCGACTTTGGCTGTGGCGCCGGAGTGATTGGTAGTGTCATGGCGATACTCAACCCTGAGATTGAACTGGAGATGTGTGATATTAGCGCATTAGCCGTTGAATCAAGCAAAGCGACGCTCGCAGCCAATGGTTTAAGCGGTAGAGTGTTCGCTTCAGATATCTATTCAGATACCAGCAATGACTACCATTTTATTATCAGCAATCCTCCGTTCCATGCCGGGCTAGATACAAGCTACAGTGCCACTGAGACCTTACTAGCCAAAGCGCCAAGTTACCAGACTAAGTCAGGGCAGCTGTTTATTGTCGCTAATAGTTTTCTTAAATACCCACCAATTATTGAAAACGCATTCGGTAATTGCGAGACGCTAAATAAGACCAACAAATTCGCTATCTATCAGGCGAAAAAGTAA
- a CDS encoding AI-2E family transporter gives MSDKVKITSSHWVLIVALLAAGFACFLLVEPYINSIVMAFIISLLMFPIHEWLEKRLPNHHNITSLLSCIVLTFIVVVPLLFVFAAIVQQGSNFSQNVYQWVTNGGIQAIFEHPWVVKGLSLINTYLPFDTIEPQEVAQKVAQFATSFGSNLVGISAKILGDATSFLMDFFLMLFVLFFLLRDHDKIISAMRHILPLSRSQEDKLLDEIEQVSKSAVMGSFLTAIAQGVAGGLGMWLAGFPGLFWGTMMGFASFIPVVGTALIWIPAAIYLYVTGDTTWAIFLTVWSVAIVGSIDNLLRPLLMQGSGNAGMSTLMIFFSLLGGLHLFGLIGLIYGPLIFAITMVLFNIYEEEFQGFLDQQDRS, from the coding sequence GTGTCAGATAAGGTCAAAATAACTTCCAGCCATTGGGTATTGATTGTTGCCCTACTCGCTGCAGGCTTCGCTTGCTTCCTGCTTGTCGAGCCTTACATCAACTCAATTGTGATGGCATTCATCATCTCTTTGTTGATGTTCCCTATTCATGAGTGGCTAGAAAAGCGCTTACCCAATCACCATAACATCACCTCATTGCTGTCGTGCATTGTGCTGACCTTTATTGTCGTAGTGCCACTGCTATTTGTGTTCGCCGCAATAGTCCAACAAGGCTCCAACTTTTCTCAGAATGTCTACCAATGGGTCACTAACGGCGGTATCCAAGCGATTTTCGAACACCCGTGGGTGGTCAAGGGACTATCTCTAATTAATACCTACTTACCTTTCGATACCATAGAGCCACAAGAAGTCGCGCAAAAAGTCGCGCAGTTCGCCACATCATTTGGTAGTAACCTTGTCGGGATCAGTGCAAAAATCTTAGGTGATGCAACAAGCTTTTTGATGGATTTCTTCCTGATGTTGTTCGTACTGTTCTTCTTGCTGCGTGACCACGACAAGATCATCAGTGCCATGCGTCATATCTTGCCGCTTTCTCGCAGCCAAGAAGACAAGCTATTGGATGAAATTGAGCAAGTTTCAAAGTCTGCGGTTATGGGCTCATTCCTTACCGCCATCGCACAAGGTGTTGCCGGTGGTTTAGGTATGTGGCTTGCAGGATTCCCAGGGCTATTCTGGGGAACCATGATGGGGTTTGCTTCCTTTATTCCTGTGGTGGGTACCGCACTGATTTGGATTCCAGCGGCTATCTACTTGTATGTTACCGGAGATACCACTTGGGCGATCTTTTTAACCGTTTGGAGTGTCGCGATTGTTGGCTCTATCGATAACTTACTGCGCCCACTACTGATGCAGGGCAGCGGCAATGCCGGCATGAGCACTCTGATGATCTTCTTCTCACTACTAGGTGGTCTACACTTATTTGGCTTAATTGGCTTAATTTACGGCCCACTGATCTTCGCCATTACTATGGTGCTATTTAATATCTATGAAGAAGAGTTTCAGGGCTTCCTAGATCAACAAGATCGTAGCTAG
- the hemL gene encoding glutamate-1-semialdehyde 2,1-aminomutase encodes MTKSADLFQKAQQTIPGGVNSPVRAFNGVGGAPIFVERADGPLIFDADGKAYIDYVGSWGPMILGHNHAVIREAVIDAAQRGLSFGAPTEMEIAMAELVSELVPSMEQIRMVSSGTEATMSAIRLARGYTGRDKIMKFEGCYHGHADSLLVKAGSGALTLGQPSSPGVPADFAKHTLTATFNDLDSVRELFAANKGEIACIIVEPVAGNMNCIPPVEGFHEGLRQICDEEGALLIFDEVMTGFRVALGGAQGYYNIKPDLTTLGKVIGGGMPVGAFGGRKEVMQYIAPTGPVYQAGTLSGNPVAMAAGFACLNLLKEEGNEKRLAAKTKQLADGFKSLADNHGIPLVVNQVGGMFGFFFTEQESITRYEDVTKCDVERFKRFFHLMLKHGVYLAPSAFEASFTSLAHGSKEIEATLEAADRCFAILAQEA; translated from the coding sequence ATGACCAAATCAGCAGATCTATTTCAAAAAGCACAGCAAACCATCCCTGGTGGCGTAAACTCTCCAGTGCGTGCTTTTAATGGCGTTGGCGGCGCTCCGATTTTCGTTGAGCGTGCCGATGGCCCTTTGATTTTTGATGCTGATGGCAAAGCGTACATTGATTACGTAGGCTCTTGGGGTCCAATGATTCTAGGTCACAACCACGCCGTGATCCGTGAAGCAGTTATCGATGCAGCGCAGCGCGGCCTTAGCTTTGGCGCGCCTACTGAGATGGAAATCGCTATGGCTGAGCTTGTGTCAGAGCTAGTACCATCAATGGAGCAAATCCGCATGGTGAGCTCAGGGACAGAAGCGACGATGAGTGCGATTCGCCTAGCTCGTGGTTACACTGGCCGCGATAAAATCATGAAGTTCGAAGGCTGTTACCACGGCCACGCAGATAGCCTACTAGTTAAAGCAGGCTCTGGCGCGCTAACACTAGGTCAACCAAGCTCTCCTGGCGTGCCTGCGGACTTTGCAAAACATACCTTAACCGCAACATTTAACGATCTTGACTCAGTACGTGAGCTATTCGCAGCGAACAAAGGTGAAATCGCTTGTATCATTGTTGAGCCAGTTGCGGGCAACATGAACTGTATTCCACCAGTAGAAGGCTTCCACGAAGGTCTGCGCCAAATCTGTGATGAAGAAGGTGCACTGCTAATCTTTGATGAAGTAATGACTGGTTTCCGTGTTGCTCTTGGTGGCGCTCAAGGTTACTACAACATCAAGCCAGACCTAACTACGCTAGGTAAAGTGATTGGTGGCGGTATGCCAGTAGGCGCGTTTGGTGGTCGTAAAGAAGTGATGCAGTACATCGCTCCGACAGGTCCAGTTTACCAAGCGGGGACACTTTCAGGTAACCCTGTAGCAATGGCAGCGGGCTTTGCTTGTCTTAACCTACTAAAAGAAGAAGGCAACGAGAAACGCCTTGCTGCTAAGACTAAACAATTGGCAGATGGCTTCAAATCACTGGCTGATAACCACGGCATCCCATTGGTAGTCAACCAAGTAGGCGGTATGTTTGGTTTCTTCTTCACTGAACAAGAGTCAATCACTCGCTACGAAGACGTAACTAAGTGTGATGTCGAACGCTTTAAGCGCTTCTTCCATCTAATGCTTAAACACGGTGTTTACCTAGCGCCTTCAGCATTTGAAGCAAGCTTTACTTCACTAGCACACGGCAGTAAAGAAATTGAAGCAACACTAGAAGCAGCAGACCGCTGTTTTGCGATCCTTGCTCAAGAAGCTTAA
- the erpA gene encoding iron-sulfur cluster insertion protein ErpA — MSEVNIPLTFSDAAANRVGALIAEEENPNLKLRVYITGGGCSGFQYGFTFDESVNEGDTTIVNSGVTLVVDPMSLQYLVGGQVDYTEGLEGARFFVNNPNATTTCGCGASFSV, encoded by the coding sequence GTGAGCGAAGTAAATATCCCACTAACATTTTCAGACGCAGCCGCTAACCGAGTTGGGGCGCTGATTGCTGAAGAAGAAAATCCGAATCTAAAACTGCGTGTATACATTACAGGTGGTGGTTGCAGCGGCTTTCAATATGGTTTCACTTTTGACGAAAGCGTCAATGAAGGTGATACCACTATCGTAAATAGCGGCGTGACATTAGTTGTTGATCCAATGAGCTTGCAGTACCTAGTAGGCGGCCAAGTGGACTACACTGAAGGCTTAGAAGGAGCGCGCTTCTTTGTGAATAACCCAAATGCGACAACGACTTGTGGTTGTGGTGCATCATTCAGTGTTTAA
- a CDS encoding efflux RND transporter periplasmic adaptor subunit: MASLSPLRFFAVRPYLISLILVTVLTLWLGVGMLNAEDSAPKKETEQIPLAKVAFTTFTAKSTHKSIDLYGRTAPNKQAKLGAEIAGKIIQLKVRKGDSVKQGQVIALIDKGDLEIQLQRAQAMLKVKEKEYKAAQSLKSKGLQGEVAFSNAQAGLVEAKAMVSNARIALRNTSVTAPFSGVVDHLFIEKGDFVGVGDPVATLIDLEKIIIEADVSERHIQDLLANQQAKIRFINGQEAMGEVRYISRVSSASTNTFPIEIEMANPEQKIPAGISAEVTLNLQDQLAIKITPAMLALDEDGNLGVKTLVEEHIEFVPIQLVKAEQDGVWLTGLGERVKIVTIGQGFVRDGDQVIAIEQQN, encoded by the coding sequence ATGGCTAGTTTATCTCCACTGCGTTTTTTCGCAGTTCGTCCCTATTTGATCTCCCTGATTTTGGTAACAGTACTGACGTTGTGGCTTGGTGTTGGAATGCTCAACGCTGAAGATTCGGCTCCTAAGAAGGAAACCGAACAGATTCCACTGGCTAAAGTGGCCTTTACCACCTTTACTGCCAAATCGACACATAAATCCATTGACCTTTATGGCCGCACCGCACCGAACAAACAAGCTAAGTTAGGTGCAGAAATTGCCGGTAAGATCATTCAGCTTAAAGTGAGAAAAGGGGACAGCGTTAAGCAAGGTCAGGTTATTGCCCTGATTGACAAAGGCGATCTTGAGATTCAACTTCAGCGTGCTCAAGCGATGCTGAAGGTCAAAGAAAAAGAGTATAAAGCGGCTCAATCATTGAAAAGCAAAGGCTTACAAGGTGAAGTTGCCTTTAGCAATGCGCAAGCGGGGCTAGTTGAAGCCAAGGCAATGGTGAGCAATGCGAGGATTGCCCTCAGAAACACATCAGTTACAGCACCGTTTAGTGGTGTGGTGGATCACTTGTTTATCGAGAAAGGTGACTTTGTTGGGGTCGGCGACCCAGTTGCGACTTTGATCGATTTAGAGAAGATTATCATTGAAGCGGACGTGAGTGAGCGTCACATTCAAGATTTACTGGCTAATCAGCAAGCTAAAATTCGCTTTATTAACGGCCAAGAAGCGATGGGGGAGGTACGTTATATTTCGCGTGTTTCATCTGCTTCGACCAACACCTTCCCAATCGAAATAGAAATGGCTAATCCTGAGCAAAAAATTCCAGCCGGTATCAGCGCCGAAGTAACGTTAAACCTGCAAGATCAATTAGCGATTAAGATAACCCCAGCAATGCTCGCGCTTGATGAAGATGGCAACCTAGGCGTCAAAACGTTAGTTGAAGAGCATATTGAGTTTGTGCCTATCCAGTTGGTTAAGGCTGAGCAAGATGGTGTTTGGCTCACAGGCCTTGGCGAGCGAGTCAAGATTGTCACAATAGGGCAAGGTTTTGTGCGTGATGGTGACCAAGTTATTGCCATTGAGCAGCAAAACTAG
- a CDS encoding efflux RND transporter permease subunit: protein MFALIDAAMSRTRTMMVLLIFILLAGIGTYITIPKESSPDITIPIIYVAVGHQGISPNDAERLLVRPIEQELRAIEGVKEMTSTASEGHASVMLEFSVGVDLNKAMADVREAVDLAKPKLPSDSDEPTVNEVTLASEEPALSVVLYGTVPERTIVQISRQLRDKLESYRQILEVDIAGDREDIVEIIVDPLLMESYGLDQGDIYNLIALNNRVVAAGFVDTGYGRFSVKVPSVFDSLKDVLDLPVKVDGKQVITFGDVATVRRAFRDPESYARLDGKSAIVMDVKKRAGENIIETVDLIKLVLEEAQKRPDWPNNLLVKYTWDQSKDVKVMLNDLQNNILSAIILVVIVIIAILGVRTAFLVGVSIPGSFLTGLLVLSVFGLTVNIVVLFSLIMAVGMLVDGAIVVTEFADRRMQEGTPRREAYRDAAKRMAWPITASTATTLAAFAPLLFWPDVTGEFMKYLPLTLIATLSASLAMALLLVPVLGSLIGRPQNVTKVQREKMVALHDGDFSQATGLTKLYFHTLDIAIKHPLKILFSAILLAIAVGFTYAKAGLGAEFFPEVDPPFFTVKVRSYGDLSLDEKDVIMRDIEAVMLGHDEFESVYTRTGGDDEIGQIQITPVDWQYRRQVKTIIEELKQQTDHYAGVEVEYKFPDAGPPVAHDLVIEMSARIPSELDDAAKLVRQWADNHPAFTNISDTSSKEGIDWQIDIRRDDASRFAADATLVGNTVQFVTNGLKIGDYLPDDANEEVDILVRYPEEKRDIGRFDQLRVKTPAGLVPITNFASIVPEHKQDTIRRIDGHRVINIMADMKEGYNLALELPKITQAVAELNLPSGVEFKIRGQNEEQENSSAFLQNAFMVALVVMALILITQFNSFYQAFLILSAVLFSTVGVFVGLLVFQKPFGIIMSGIGVIALAGIVVNNNIVLIDTYNQLLKRGLDKREAILRTGVQRLRPVLLTTVTTILGLLPMVLEMNIDLINQKIEFGAPSTQWWSQLATAVAGGLAFATVLTLVLTPCLLMLGKQHKVEEQANTVIEAD from the coding sequence ATGTTTGCATTGATTGATGCCGCGATGTCACGCACCCGTACCATGATGGTATTGCTGATATTCATTTTGCTGGCTGGTATCGGCACCTATATCACGATTCCGAAAGAATCGAGTCCAGATATCACCATCCCGATTATCTACGTCGCCGTTGGCCACCAAGGTATTTCTCCTAACGATGCTGAGCGATTGCTGGTTCGGCCGATTGAGCAAGAGCTTAGAGCGATTGAAGGGGTCAAAGAGATGACTTCGACAGCCTCAGAAGGACACGCTTCGGTCATGCTCGAGTTCAGTGTTGGTGTTGACTTAAACAAAGCGATGGCGGATGTACGTGAAGCGGTGGATTTAGCCAAACCTAAGCTGCCGAGTGACAGTGATGAACCAACGGTAAATGAAGTGACGCTCGCTTCGGAAGAGCCAGCGTTATCCGTGGTGCTTTACGGCACCGTACCAGAAAGGACCATTGTTCAGATTTCACGTCAGCTAAGAGATAAACTAGAAAGTTATCGTCAGATCCTTGAAGTCGATATTGCTGGTGATCGCGAAGACATCGTTGAGATCATCGTCGATCCGCTGCTGATGGAAAGCTACGGCCTTGATCAAGGGGATATCTATAACCTAATTGCACTCAATAACCGTGTGGTTGCCGCAGGCTTTGTCGATACGGGCTATGGACGTTTTTCGGTTAAAGTCCCATCGGTCTTTGATTCACTTAAAGATGTGTTGGATTTGCCGGTTAAAGTTGATGGCAAGCAAGTGATCACTTTTGGTGATGTTGCGACGGTAAGGCGAGCGTTTCGCGATCCTGAAAGCTACGCGCGACTTGATGGTAAATCGGCTATCGTGATGGACGTGAAAAAGCGTGCTGGCGAGAACATCATTGAAACCGTTGACTTGATTAAGTTAGTACTTGAAGAGGCGCAGAAGCGTCCTGATTGGCCGAACAACTTATTGGTTAAGTACACTTGGGATCAGTCAAAAGATGTCAAAGTGATGCTTAATGATCTACAAAACAATATTTTGTCAGCGATCATATTAGTGGTAATTGTCATCATCGCTATCTTAGGTGTTAGAACTGCATTTCTGGTTGGGGTGTCGATACCGGGGTCTTTCCTTACTGGTTTATTAGTGCTTTCTGTGTTCGGTCTAACGGTCAATATCGTGGTGCTGTTCTCACTGATTATGGCTGTAGGTATGCTGGTGGATGGTGCGATTGTGGTGACCGAGTTTGCTGACCGGCGTATGCAAGAAGGCACGCCGAGAAGAGAAGCATACCGAGATGCCGCTAAGCGCATGGCCTGGCCGATTACCGCCTCTACGGCAACGACATTAGCCGCTTTTGCTCCGCTACTATTCTGGCCTGATGTAACGGGTGAGTTTATGAAGTACTTGCCGTTAACTTTGATAGCGACACTCAGTGCTTCGTTAGCCATGGCGTTATTGCTTGTGCCAGTACTAGGCAGTTTGATTGGCCGACCGCAGAATGTAACTAAAGTGCAACGCGAGAAGATGGTCGCTTTACACGATGGTGATTTTTCTCAAGCGACTGGGCTAACCAAACTCTATTTCCATACCTTAGATATTGCGATTAAGCATCCGCTAAAAATCCTGTTTAGTGCAATTTTACTCGCCATTGCAGTAGGCTTCACCTATGCCAAAGCGGGGCTTGGCGCGGAGTTTTTCCCTGAAGTCGATCCGCCATTCTTTACTGTTAAAGTTCGCTCGTATGGTGATTTATCTCTGGATGAGAAAGATGTGATCATGCGTGACATTGAAGCGGTAATGCTGGGTCATGACGAATTTGAAAGTGTTTATACGCGAACCGGTGGGGATGATGAAATCGGTCAGATTCAGATTACGCCAGTTGACTGGCAGTATCGACGTCAGGTGAAAACCATTATTGAGGAGCTTAAACAGCAAACGGATCACTATGCTGGGGTTGAGGTTGAATACAAATTCCCAGATGCAGGTCCTCCAGTGGCTCACGACTTGGTGATTGAAATGTCAGCTCGGATCCCTAGTGAGTTAGATGACGCAGCCAAGTTAGTCAGGCAGTGGGCGGATAACCACCCGGCGTTTACTAATATTAGTGATACTTCAAGTAAAGAAGGCATTGACTGGCAGATTGATATTCGCCGTGACGATGCTTCTCGTTTTGCTGCCGACGCAACCTTAGTCGGAAATACGGTTCAGTTTGTGACCAACGGTCTTAAAATTGGTGATTACCTACCGGATGATGCAAACGAAGAAGTGGATATTTTAGTTCGCTACCCAGAAGAGAAGCGCGATATTGGTCGCTTTGATCAGTTACGGGTAAAAACTCCCGCAGGACTGGTGCCGATCACCAATTTTGCCAGCATTGTCCCTGAGCATAAGCAAGACACGATCCGCCGTATTGATGGTCATCGCGTGATCAACATTATGGCTGATATGAAAGAGGGCTATAACCTCGCACTCGAATTACCCAAGATTACCCAAGCTGTTGCCGAGCTTAATTTGCCTTCCGGAGTTGAGTTTAAGATCCGTGGTCAAAATGAGGAACAAGAAAACTCGTCAGCCTTCTTACAGAATGCATTTATGGTCGCGCTTGTGGTGATGGCGCTAATTTTAATTACTCAATTTAATAGTTTCTATCAGGCGTTCTTAATTCTAAGTGCAGTGTTGTTTTCAACCGTCGGTGTATTTGTTGGCTTGCTGGTCTTTCAAAAGCCGTTTGGCATCATTATGTCGGGTATCGGTGTCATTGCCTTAGCGGGCATAGTGGTAAACAACAACATCGTTTTAATTGATACCTACAATCAGTTGCTCAAACGTGGACTGGATAAACGTGAGGCGATATTACGAACTGGAGTCCAGCGTCTACGCCCAGTTTTACTAACGACCGTGACGACGATTCTTGGCTTGCTACCTATGGTGCTAGAGATGAATATCGACTTGATTAACCAGAAGATTGAATTTGGTGCTCCAAGTACTCAGTGGTGGTCACAGTTGGCTACTGCGGTTGCTGGTGGACTGGCGTTTGCCACCGTTCTGACGTTAGTGCTGACGCCGTGTTTGTTGATGCTAGGTAAGCAACACAAGGTCGAAGAACAAGCTAATACAGTGATAGAGGCCGATTAA